In the Bacillus shivajii genome, one interval contains:
- a CDS encoding SepM family pheromone-processing serine protease: MNKNNRGSKRSIVRWIILFAILIFINFYQLPYYFTVPGDAKVLSDVIEVEEKHEYEGSFMLTTVRMGRANVVNYVWAMFSDQREIIPEHHIRPEGETDEQYQHRQMMMMAGSQDLAVIVAYSHAGKNAYFENHGVLVTSIISGMDAEEKLKMGDRIIAIDDKQILETDTLFDLLGDYAIGDIVDITVEREGVVHEYTLEVNPFPEELDPEGERGGIGIANPVTDRELVRDPEVTIDTAKIGGPSAGLMFSLEIYNQLVEEDITKGHHIAGTGSINEDGKVGRIGGVSQKVVASDQAGASLFFVPYEGGSTGSNYDIARQTADSIETDMEIVPVDSFEQALQYLIDLEPTS; this comes from the coding sequence ATGAATAAAAATAACCGTGGTTCAAAAAGGTCTATCGTTCGTTGGATTATATTATTTGCTATCTTAATCTTTATAAACTTTTATCAATTGCCGTATTACTTTACAGTTCCTGGAGATGCGAAGGTTCTAAGTGATGTGATTGAAGTAGAAGAGAAACATGAGTATGAAGGATCGTTTATGCTAACGACAGTAAGGATGGGAAGAGCAAATGTGGTTAATTATGTATGGGCTATGTTCAGCGATCAAAGAGAGATTATTCCTGAACACCATATCCGTCCTGAGGGGGAAACAGATGAACAGTACCAGCATCGCCAAATGATGATGATGGCAGGCTCGCAAGATCTAGCTGTTATTGTTGCATACAGCCATGCTGGCAAAAATGCATACTTTGAAAACCATGGGGTGTTAGTAACCTCAATCATCTCAGGAATGGATGCAGAGGAGAAACTTAAGATGGGAGACCGAATAATAGCCATCGATGATAAGCAAATTCTAGAAACCGATACTTTGTTTGACCTTTTAGGGGATTATGCAATCGGTGATATCGTTGATATCACTGTTGAACGTGAAGGAGTTGTTCATGAATATACATTAGAAGTGAATCCTTTCCCTGAAGAATTAGATCCCGAAGGGGAGCGGGGAGGAATTGGCATTGCCAACCCTGTGACAGACAGAGAGTTAGTGAGGGATCCAGAGGTAACTATCGATACAGCTAAAATAGGTGGGCCATCAGCAGGGCTTATGTTTTCGCTAGAAATATATAATCAACTTGTAGAAGAGGATATTACGAAAGGTCATCATATAGCTGGAACAGGTTCGATTAATGAAGACGGGAAAGTCGGTCGTATAGGTGGTGTAAGCCAAAAGGTAGTTGCCTCTGACCAAGCAGGTGCATCACTATTCTTTGTACCTTACGAAGGAGGATCAACCGGTTCTAACTATGATATAGCAAGACAAACTGCAGATTCGATTGAAACAGATATGGAAATCGTTCCTGTTGACTCGTTTGAGCAAGCATTACAATATTTAATTGACCTTGAGCCAACTTCTTAA
- the ylbJ gene encoding sporulation integral membrane protein YlbJ: MRSYLPYIKTMLYAGSATILAISFMVFPKEAYEASIRGLSMWWDVVFPSLLPFFIISEFLIRFGVVSFIGALFEPIMRPLFRVPGSGGFVWAMGLASGFPAGAKLTARLRQEKKITAIEGERLVSFTNASNPLFIFGAIAVGFFHNPALGVVLAASHYGGNFLVGIAMRYYGRDQDSKEKDSKFSIAHAISLMHSERLNDQRPLGKMMGDAVQSAIQTLLMIGGFIILFSVLNQILTLIQISFLFTFVITIILGFLQMPNELSAPIVSGLFEITLGSQMITETFEATLYEQVIIVSFILAFNGFSVQAQVASILADTDIRFRPFFFARCLHGFLSAGICALIFHRLYPHGAESESVIFMPHLTESTISSLMIIIYNWLITWGGVITLISLVSYICLLSYKTLNKLEKNP, encoded by the coding sequence ATGCGTTCGTATCTCCCTTATATAAAAACAATGTTGTACGCTGGTTCTGCTACAATATTAGCGATCTCATTTATGGTTTTTCCAAAAGAAGCTTACGAAGCTTCTATACGCGGCTTATCTATGTGGTGGGATGTTGTCTTCCCTTCTTTGCTCCCATTTTTTATTATATCTGAATTCTTAATTCGGTTTGGGGTTGTGTCATTTATTGGAGCCCTTTTTGAGCCAATCATGAGACCTTTATTTCGAGTACCAGGTTCTGGCGGTTTTGTATGGGCTATGGGACTTGCTTCTGGGTTCCCGGCAGGAGCAAAGTTAACTGCCCGTTTAAGACAAGAAAAAAAAATCACCGCCATAGAAGGAGAAAGACTTGTTTCATTTACAAATGCATCGAATCCGCTATTTATATTTGGTGCGATAGCTGTTGGTTTTTTCCACAACCCTGCCTTAGGTGTTGTTTTAGCTGCTTCTCATTATGGCGGTAACTTCCTTGTCGGAATTGCTATGAGATATTATGGTCGCGATCAAGACTCCAAAGAAAAGGATAGTAAGTTTTCGATTGCTCATGCGATCTCCTTAATGCACTCTGAACGCCTAAACGATCAACGCCCACTCGGTAAGATGATGGGTGATGCTGTACAATCTGCTATTCAAACATTATTAATGATTGGTGGCTTTATCATTTTATTCTCTGTTTTAAACCAAATTCTAACACTAATCCAGATTTCTTTTCTTTTTACCTTTGTCATCACTATTATACTTGGGTTTTTACAAATGCCAAATGAATTAAGTGCTCCAATTGTTTCAGGGTTGTTTGAAATAACACTTGGAAGTCAGATGATAACCGAAACCTTCGAAGCGACTCTGTACGAGCAAGTCATTATTGTTAGTTTTATTTTAGCGTTTAATGGCTTTAGCGTCCAAGCTCAAGTAGCCAGTATACTCGCTGATACGGATATTCGGTTCCGACCGTTTTTTTTCGCTCGATGCCTCCATGGCTTTCTGTCTGCAGGAATTTGTGCCTTAATATTTCACCGACTCTATCCACATGGAGCTGAGAGTGAAAGTGTTATATTTATGCCACACCTCACGGAGAGTACCATTTCATCATTAATGATCATTATATATAATTGGCTAATTACATGGGGAGGGGTAATTACTCTTATATCTCTCGTTTCATATATTTGTCTTCTTAGTTACAAAACACTGAATAAACTAGAAAAGAATCCATGA
- the coaD gene encoding pantetheine-phosphate adenylyltransferase, with amino-acid sequence MSSIAVCPGSFDPVTLGHLDIVTRGSKVFDKVIVSVLNNRTKQPMFTVEERIDLLKEVTKDLPNVEVDYFDGLLIDYVKQKQANAIIKGLRAVSDFEYELQMASINRKLDDEIETFFMMTNNQYSYLSSSIVKELAKYNASVSDLVPPVVEEALRKKKQHT; translated from the coding sequence ATGAGTAGTATTGCAGTTTGTCCTGGAAGCTTTGACCCTGTGACATTAGGGCACTTAGATATTGTAACTAGAGGATCGAAAGTGTTTGATAAGGTTATTGTTTCAGTGTTAAACAACCGTACGAAACAGCCTATGTTTACAGTTGAAGAGCGTATAGATTTATTAAAAGAAGTAACAAAGGATCTTCCTAATGTTGAAGTAGACTATTTTGACGGTCTATTGATTGATTATGTAAAACAAAAGCAAGCAAATGCGATTATTAAAGGATTACGTGCTGTTTCAGATTTCGAATATGAATTACAAATGGCATCGATTAATCGTAAATTAGACGATGAAATTGAAACGTTTTTCATGATGACAAATAACCAATATTCTTATTTAAGTTCTAGCATTGTAAAAGAGCTTGCTAAATATAATGCATCCGTGAGTGACCTCGTACCTCCAGTTGTGGAAGAAGCCCTTCGTAAAAAAAAGCAACATACATAA
- the rsmD gene encoding 16S rRNA (guanine(966)-N(2))-methyltransferase RsmD — translation MRVISGTRKGITLKAVPGHSTRPTTDKVKESIFNMVGPYFDGGSILDLYGGSGAISIEAISRGMEHAVIVDRDKKAISTIYQNVKIGKVKELVEVFRTDAKRALKAIQKNERSFDLVFLDPPYADEKLHDEISFISEHGILKEGGQMVVEHGLGVDLEPQYGDMKQQKIEQYGDTTIRIYESVAKEEI, via the coding sequence ATGAGAGTAATTAGTGGTACTCGTAAAGGAATAACATTAAAAGCAGTTCCGGGTCATTCAACAAGACCGACAACTGATAAAGTAAAAGAGTCAATTTTTAATATGGTCGGTCCGTACTTTGATGGCGGGTCCATTTTAGACTTATATGGCGGGAGTGGGGCCATATCAATTGAAGCAATTAGTCGTGGAATGGAGCACGCTGTGATCGTCGACCGTGACAAAAAAGCAATTTCAACGATTTATCAAAATGTAAAAATAGGTAAAGTAAAAGAATTGGTAGAAGTATTTCGAACTGATGCAAAGCGTGCATTAAAAGCGATACAAAAAAATGAAAGGAGCTTCGATCTCGTATTTTTAGACCCACCATATGCAGATGAAAAGCTTCATGATGAAATTTCATTTATTTCAGAACATGGTATTTTAAAAGAGGGTGGGCAAATGGTCGTTGAGCATGGCCTAGGCGTTGATCTTGAGCCACAGTATGGTGATATGAAACAACAAAAAATTGAACAATACGGAGATACGACTATACGTATTTACGAAAGTGTTGCAAAGGAGGAAATTTAA
- a CDS encoding patatin-like phospholipase family protein has protein sequence MKPKIGLALGSGGSRGFAHIGALKVLEKEGINIDFIAGSSMGALIGVLYGAGHSPNMLEKMATQFRRKYFLDFTVPKMGFIRGEKAKQVINMLVQNKKLEDLNLPVSVVATDLMRGEKVVFTKGNAAQAVRASIAIPGIVVPGKIDGTMYVDGGVIDRVPVSVLKNMGADIIIAVDVSFFNTEPEITSIYDVIIQSMDIMEKEMVRYREIHSDVMIRPILSHIKATQFTNVEEVMKLGEVETEKYMKQLKARIQEWKELHHE, from the coding sequence ATGAAACCAAAAATAGGGTTAGCATTAGGCTCCGGAGGTTCTAGAGGATTTGCTCATATTGGTGCATTAAAAGTATTAGAAAAAGAAGGTATTAACATTGACTTTATTGCTGGTAGCAGCATGGGAGCTTTAATAGGTGTATTGTATGGAGCGGGACATTCTCCAAATATGTTAGAAAAAATGGCTACACAGTTTCGTAGGAAGTACTTTTTAGACTTTACAGTACCGAAAATGGGGTTTATACGGGGCGAAAAGGCAAAACAAGTCATTAATATGTTAGTTCAAAATAAAAAGTTAGAAGATCTAAATTTGCCAGTTTCTGTTGTAGCAACAGATTTAATGAGAGGTGAAAAAGTCGTTTTTACAAAAGGGAATGCCGCTCAAGCTGTACGTGCAAGTATTGCTATCCCGGGCATTGTTGTACCAGGGAAAATTGATGGAACAATGTATGTTGATGGAGGAGTTATAGATCGAGTACCAGTTTCAGTTTTAAAGAATATGGGCGCGGATATAATTATTGCAGTAGATGTCTCCTTTTTTAATACTGAACCTGAGATAACTTCAATATATGACGTCATCATACAGAGTATGGACATTATGGAAAAAGAAATGGTAAGATATCGTGAAATCCATTCTGATGTAATGATTCGTCCGATACTTTCTCACATAAAAGCAACGCAATTTACAAATGTGGAAGAAGTCATGAAATTAGGAGAAGTTGAAACAGAAAAATATATGAAGCAGCTTAAAGCGAGGATTCAAGAGTGGAAGGAGCTACACCATGAATAA
- the ltrA gene encoding group II intron reverse transcriptase/maturase — METKLMRIAEVAKTNPELKFTSLIHLLNKDSLKECHHQLNGNKAPGILGTTKQEYSENLEGNLQYLINRMKKQSYKPQPVKRVYIDKSGSKKKRPLGIPEYEDKIIQKGLAKILNSIYEQDFLDCSFGFRPNRNCHDALKVLNMYIERRYTNYIVDVDIKGFFDNVDHKWMVEFLKHRINDPNVLRLINRFLKAGYVKDMKWYKDEFGTPQGGLASPILANVYLHYVLDLWFEKHVKKRCKGQAYIVRYADDFVCCFQYHKDAQQFYRALKERLKKFNLEIAEDKTKVIPFGRFAKENEQRTGNHKPPTFKFLGFTHYCSESKQGKFRVKRKTDKKKMRTKLKETKEWLKSKRNLKIQAIMDRLQRSLKGYYNYYCITDNLPTVEEFVYHIRLLLFKWMNRRSQRKSFTWDKFNLFMNKFPLPSPRKKVDIYNLRSHISYIQ, encoded by the coding sequence ATGGAAACAAAACTGATGCGAATAGCTGAAGTAGCGAAAACAAACCCAGAACTAAAATTTACTTCACTGATCCACTTACTGAATAAAGATTCCCTAAAAGAGTGTCATCATCAACTCAACGGAAATAAAGCACCAGGTATATTAGGGACAACGAAACAAGAATACAGTGAAAACCTGGAAGGGAACCTTCAATATCTTATCAATCGAATGAAGAAACAAAGCTACAAACCACAACCAGTTAAACGGGTTTATATTGATAAATCAGGTTCTAAGAAGAAGCGTCCCCTAGGTATCCCAGAGTATGAAGACAAGATCATTCAAAAAGGTTTAGCCAAAATCTTAAATTCAATCTATGAACAAGACTTTCTAGATTGCTCATTTGGCTTCAGGCCAAACCGAAACTGTCATGATGCGCTAAAGGTACTTAATATGTATATTGAAAGAAGGTACACGAACTATATCGTTGATGTAGACATTAAAGGGTTCTTTGACAATGTGGATCACAAATGGATGGTGGAATTTCTAAAACATCGGATCAATGATCCTAACGTATTAAGGTTAATCAATAGATTTCTTAAAGCAGGGTATGTAAAGGATATGAAGTGGTACAAAGATGAATTTGGAACGCCGCAAGGCGGCCTAGCTTCTCCGATTCTTGCAAATGTTTATCTACACTATGTGTTAGACCTATGGTTTGAAAAGCATGTAAAGAAAAGATGCAAAGGACAAGCTTACATAGTGAGGTACGCAGATGATTTTGTATGTTGTTTTCAATATCACAAAGATGCACAACAGTTTTACCGTGCGTTAAAAGAACGATTGAAGAAGTTTAACCTAGAAATCGCTGAAGACAAAACAAAAGTTATTCCATTTGGAAGGTTTGCCAAGGAAAATGAGCAAAGAACAGGGAATCACAAACCACCAACATTTAAATTCTTAGGTTTTACGCACTATTGTAGTGAAAGTAAACAAGGAAAGTTTCGCGTTAAAAGGAAAACCGACAAGAAGAAAATGAGAACAAAACTAAAAGAAACAAAAGAGTGGTTAAAGTCAAAACGCAATCTTAAAATTCAAGCGATTATGGATAGACTCCAACGTTCACTAAAGGGTTACTACAACTACTACTGTATCACTGATAACCTTCCTACCGTGGAGGAATTTGTCTATCATATAAGACTCCTTCTATTCAAATGGATGAATAGAAGGAGTCAAAGGAAATCTTTTACATGGGATAAGTTTAACCTTTTCATGAATAAATTTCCATTACCGTCACCAAGAAAGAAAGTAGATATTTATAATCTGAGGTCACATATCAGCTATATTCAGTAA